The window GAAGTTTCCGGTGGACTTGGACATTTTCTCAGAATTCAGCATAATGTGCCCATTGCATCTGAATCCCCTAGGCCAGTGATGCTTGGCTAGGATTGCTGTGTGGTTGTATATACAAAAAGTGAGATGATTCTGAATCAGGTCTTTGCCAGAAGTCCTGACATCAAATGGATACCAGTATTCAAACTCCTGCTTCATCTTCCTCAGAACACTGGGGCAAATATCAGATGATTTGGGGAATGGGCTGCCACAAAACACAAAGTCCCAAGCCTCATCTGTCATTTGCTCTGGTTTAACCGAAGAAGTATCAGAACCATACAAGTTCCCTTTCTGTAACAGATGAGATATGGTATAGTATATCATGTATAGAGTCGAATCAGATAAGGACTCGACGAGGAAGTCTTCATCCCATGGAAGACGAGTCCCAAGCCCAAAGGAACGGGAACAAGCCCACTGATTCAGCCAGCTCAATGTGTGCTCAAAACCATGCCGCACCTCATTGGAGTACAGATTCATGCTGGCCAAGCACTCCTCTGCCTTCTGCTTCCATTCAGGCTCCCCATAGGTGATATACCACTGATCAGTCAGAGCCACCACACACTCATCCCCTGATCTTGAGATGACCTTCTTCTCTGGCTCGCTGTATACAACAGCTTGACCGAGCTCCAGAAGCTTGCTCCTGATCAGATTCTTAGCTTCCTGGACTCTCATTCCTGCATATTCTCCAACAATCATAGTTCCCTCATAGAATCCTCCCCTGTAAATCAGTTTCTTGGCCTCAGCAAGCTTCTCTTTCTCATTCTGGCTCTGAATACCATAATCTTTGCAGATTTTCTCAGCTGACTTATCTCCAAATTCTGGGGTATTGATAATTGGAATGACCTCAAATGGCAAGACCCACTCGTCCTTTACACCAAACTTAGCTCTGAAAACTGGCTTTGTTTTCAAATCATGGAGAGCCATGAAATCGTCGGGTGAATCACTTGGCACGCTTGTCACAATTCCAGTACCTTTGTCAATGAGAATCGAAAGCATGGGGAGAGCATATATGATCTCATTGAATGCTAATGGGGACTTGAGGGGCAAACCGATTAAATCATAGCCGGTTAGCTCAGCCAAACAACTAGGCTTTTCTGGAACACGCGACAGTTTCTGATATGCAAGATTAAGAGCTGCCCTCTCAGATAAAATGAACACATCAGTATCATTAATCTCAAAGGCTCCATATTTCCCATCTGGCAACACCCACGCGTTTGTTTGTCCATACATTGTCTCAGGCCTCAATGTTGCAGCAGCAAGAAACACCTTCCTCCCTTCCAGAGCTCTCAACTTTGGGGGAAATGGTGGGATTACCTCCATTTTTACAAGAGTGTACTCTTGAGGCAAAACGCCTTCACCAGAAGCTCGGTCATGATCAGCACACGGCTGGCCGTCTAAAGGAGAGTAGATAGTGTATCTCAAGTCCTTAACAATCTTCCCCATCTTCTTCAGCTTCCTCATCTGCCACCTGACAAATGAGTCATAGAAGGGGTTCACTTCTGTGGTGATAAAGGACCGTCTCCAGTCGCAGCCCAAGCCAAAAGCCTTGAGGTCTTCCATGGCCAGAGGGGGGAAATAGATTAGCCAGTGATATGGATCCTGGAACTTAGAAATCTCAGCATCAGAGAGGCCATAACTCCGCATAATCTCCCACTGAAACTTGGTGCTGCTCGCCTTTGCTGCTGCTTTGGACTTCTTGCCTTTGAACTTTTCTGCCACACCCTGGTTTTCCCCAACTTCTTCCCCCAGTTCCAGGTCTGGGTCACTGATTTGGTCCTCTGGGGTGGAAGGGAAGATGGGTGGATCACCAAACAATTGGATTTCCCGGGATAGTTTATCAGCAGAGGCCTTGACTGGCATCCCAGTACAGTGGAAAGCGAAAGGCAAGAGGACATTGGCGCCTCTCAGTCGGTGATATGCTGAAGCAAACTCCaattttgaaagggaaaatGCATGACCAAGGTGCAGGTAGCCATTCATGTAAGGATATGGGAAATTCCCAAAGAACCTTTCACCCGGTTTAGGAGGCGTTTCGAGAGAATCAGCCCTGAAAATCTCTTTTTCTCCCCACCATGTTTGAACCTGAGCCTCTATTTCCAGCAGCCGGTCTCTCCTGGCAAAGCTCTTCCCACCTTCAGTGTTTGAAACCATCTCCTTACTGGAAAGTCAGACAGAAAAGTGATGAATTCATAGAAGAAATGAGTCATTTGAGAGCAACAAAGGGAACCAACTTCTGTGCCATATAAATTGGAAATAAAGCATCAAATCTCAATGTTTTCTGTATCCTTCCCCATGTAATTCACTAgaaaatttttcctttcaaccaAACAGGATacaataaattgtttttctGGTCATTCAACCATCAATCTCATTGAATACATCATAGGGACCCAACAGGATTGCTGGCCAAAATTCactgaaaattttacaattcaaTCTAATACAGATTTGCAAATAAGAACCATGTTCAAGTACAAAATTCAACATAATCCACACTTCaaccaagaaaattttgattatgtAAATGGGCAGTAAGgcataaaattttaatgcttTCGATTACACCCTTTTGATGATAAAGACAACCACAAGTTTTTCTAAGCAACCAAACAGATACcaattataaattgatttttcaactaCACAGGCATCAATCtcaatgaagggaaaaaaatttaaaaaaataaataaaacctatGAAATGTGCATGAACGCATCATCTTCTTGTTTGACTAGTTTCTTAACTTCAAAAACTAGTTCTGTTATCAACCCAGAAGAAGAAATATAAAGAGAATGAATACAGATGGAAAGTATCCTCTGTTCTCTGcttggtttctgagaaaactGAGGAAAAGATGAAACTTGAAGTACAAAAACGTCTACTGTATGgttgaaatgaaaaaagaaaacctcaACCAGCTGGAGCCAAAATACagcaaaaaaaatatagatgaagacaagattttaaattttttctttcttctcctccACTTTCTCTTCAACCAAACAGATTATCAAAGCAATAAGACACAAAGGTTACAGCATAAAAACTGAAGTACTTGGAGTCAGAGCTCgaattctaataataataaaaataacaataatagcaGTGAAAATTTACCTGAAACTCAATTGCAATCCAGAAAATGAATTACTCAGAAAATTTTCTGCTTGAATGAGAGGTCATTCTCACTCTTTATATGCAGAGAATACTGGGTTTGTGCTTCTCTTTCATTGATTCTCAGGGCAGTTATTCTGCTAGTGTTGAGAAGAGAATCTTAGACAGTGCACAGGCTGATATTGgaagtttctttcttttctttttttttctttttttttttttattaattttatatttcattttcattttcattttttttataaactaagtttttattttccacttgaaaaaagaaaaattaaattttgaatagaGTTAAGAGCTTTGGAAGGAGGatgtgaagaagatgaagaagatgatatTTTAGTCATTtcattgtaaattttattttaaaatgaaatgaatgaatacatataataatgtttatatttGCATTCATCAAATATCTTCAAACCTTTActttgattaatattttttgagacaaaaataattttcattgaaataaCCAAATTATCGTAAGAGTGCCTAAAATTATACTTATGAGgcattatttatatttcaaatttattgatCTTTTAATAAAAGAACATCAGAAAGTGTAATCTCAATAAGTGGTACATGGTCATGGATTCGAATCTTGCTATGATACTAGTTATTGTGAGACGGTCAATACTCCGAGATTTGGATCCTATGAAGAGTTCTAAGGTTTTGATCATGGAAAGTTCCTCgattatcaaaaaaagaaaaaaaaatcaataattattctaAGTAATTTTTAGgtaaatatcttataaaaatatttgaaaaattcataTGGTTAGAGTGATTATAGAATTAAAGTGGATATATATGAATgaacaaaataattcattaatgtTAAATCAcatcatttttaaaaccattttactTGGTCTACTACAACAATTAGATATTTATTATAAGTTTAATAATCAATAAGATATATGATACTTTAGTTGATTTGACTTTGAGTGGGCTAAGAATACCAAGATGATAAGGGAcaagatttttaatttgaaaaaaaaaaagttatgctaAATGCTAGTAAATGCATAtggattttggaaaatattaaagaaggagaaataaaatatgaaaaaaatttaatttgttatagaaaataagagaaaaaaatgaaatataattaaattatgtaaaagattaataaaagtttaaaatattgaatttttatgtAGAAGAAGGATTagtaaaaaagaattttcaaactgaaaattattacacttgaatatattttttattttttatctttcgtTATCGTATACGTATGTTCAAATTACATGCAATTAACAATGTGGTTAACAATGTTCATATTTGAAGTGTTTTAATgaatgtgtgtgtgttttttttcaGTATTTTAGGAGAATCATCTATCAAGTAATTCTCTTAAAagtactataaataattttttaattttaaaaacatattatttaaattaaaccaaaaattttattttttttaaaatatattttttatactagAAGTTTATAAAATCATAATCCTTAAATATCTTCCTCAATTTTATGGTATCTCTCCCACATGCGGATACAAGGccacacataaaaaaaaaaggtgtatAAGATATATGATATACATATTGAGTTTAaatccttaaattaattttttagaaaaattgatagtTAAACATTAACTACCCCATTTGAAAATTAAGAATCccttataaatataaatgtacaatatttttataattaaatatcattaaataggTAAAGTTATTTATTCATGGTTCATTAATCGGATCAATAATTGAACTATGATTAAATTAGTgatgttataaatatatcatttgtatattattaatattataagaaaataaaaattataaattctacCACAATTTCAATGGCATCACCTCTtgattttttcactttttttttttttaatttgtaaaagttgccaaattagaaatataaattttaaaataaaaaaatttaaaataacaaattttagaaatcaaagttttaaaaattagaaacttaaaatgatggaaataaattagaAACTTAAATTGTTAAGGAAAAACGAGATTCATTAAGAGGAAATAGGAATTTTTTaggaaacaaaggaaaatatatttttaggaaataagaaaagagaattttttttaaggtctCTATCTCTAGCTTGGTAGGAGAGGAGACACCCTTTTCTCCCTTCCTTTTTATCtgcctccttttcttttccttctcttgGAACTTCTCTGAAAAACTATGGTCATCTCCACACTCACCTGCACTGTCACTGACCACTGCAGCGTGTAGGCAGTTATTGGGTCACTTCTCTGCACCTACTCATATTACTAGTCTCACCTCTCCTCTACCACGCAGCACCACACTCCATCTCCATTGTTGTGAGGGCTTTTGAGAGGTGAAAGGAAAGGGGCCTTTTATACCAAGACTAAAACAACGTCATTTTGCTACAAAATGACATcgttttggaaagaaaaaataaatctgCTAGTTCTTTAACAACCATCTAGCTCACCCAATTCACGGGTTCAATAGTTGATTATGATGATTCTAggccggttcaaccggttcaaaAAGGTTATACCAGATCGATCAATTcagtccgatttttaaaacattgtaaatatattttttaatttgtcttGACATAAtaaacttaatatatatatatatatatatataaaaggtaaTATctgaaagaataattttttttgggatcattttaattatgaaatggcatatatttttcaattatttactaAAGCTATATTTGAttgcaatttttaaattttacaattttttataaaatatgataataaaaaaatattaattaagagtatttttttatattcaaaagtctattaaaataaataaaaatatttatttgatgacATTTTCTActataattctcaaaaaataaattttagaaacttctaataaaaataaaatgaaaattgccAAATATGTTGATTTCCAGACCACCTAAAAACGGGCTTTGGATCGTGGAGGATTCGAAACCGGACCCGATCAACAGCATTTTTCACTGCAAAACAGACCCGAAAAGATTAAAGAGCTGAAGATGAGAGCTTTGGTGGCGACGCTGTGCCGGAGAAGAGTTCAAGAGCCGTTCTCGCGCTTCTTCTACGGCTCATTCTCTACGGACAATGGAGATGGGTTTCAGAGTTCACGCGTCAAGATCTTCGATCGCCATCTCAAACGCAAACAagttaagtctttttttttttttccggagTCCTCAGTTTGGCTGCCGAGACaatttgggaaaaataaaagaaaattgaatttggagtttcctttgtttatttggattctgttttatattgttttggGCTATAGGAAAAATGTAATTGGAGAAAAAGCTGCACCTCATCAGAGAACCATGGGGTTAAGATTTTGCTATTGTCGTCCCTTTGGTTGTTGGGAAATGTGGGAAAGAGAAGTGAATTAAAACATGGAGATTtactgttttttcttttggtgttcTCATAACTTAGgaaaaaatatggtgttttttttttttttaaagatgaaagcTAACATAATCTGAGACATGTAGGGCTTAAAAGCTTGCTGTTAGGCTGTCTTTGGTTTCTGAATAACTGAAGGAGGGGAAACGAAGATGGAATTAGGAGGCAtattgtgttttctttttgttgtttttgtttattgGAGAAAGAAATGATTCAGAATTATTAAAGCTGTCCTCAGCTGAGAAATGATcgaggatttaatttttttttt is drawn from Vitis riparia cultivar Riparia Gloire de Montpellier isolate 1030 chromosome 18, EGFV_Vit.rip_1.0, whole genome shotgun sequence and contains these coding sequences:
- the LOC117906368 gene encoding leucine--tRNA ligase, cytoplasmic-like translates to MVSNTEGGKSFARRDRLLEIEAQVQTWWGEKEIFRADSLETPPKPGERFFGNFPYPYMNGYLHLGHAFSLSKLEFASAYHRLRGANVLLPFAFHCTGMPVKASADKLSREIQLFGDPPIFPSTPEDQISDPDLELGEEVGENQGVAEKFKGKKSKAAAKASSTKFQWEIMRSYGLSDAEISKFQDPYHWLIYFPPLAMEDLKAFGLGCDWRRSFITTEVNPFYDSFVRWQMRKLKKMGKIVKDLRYTIYSPLDGQPCADHDRASGEGVLPQEYTLVKMEVIPPFPPKLRALEGRKVFLAAATLRPETMYGQTNAWVLPDGKYGAFEINDTDVFILSERAALNLAYQKLSRVPEKPSCLAELTGYDLIGLPLKSPLAFNEIIYALPMLSILIDKGTGIVTSVPSDSPDDFMALHDLKTKPVFRAKFGVKDEWVLPFEVIPIINTPEFGDKSAEKICKDYGIQSQNEKEKLAEAKKLIYRGGFYEGTMIVGEYAGMRVQEAKNLIRSKLLELGQAVVYSEPEKKVISRSGDECVVALTDQWYITYGEPEWKQKAEECLASMNLYSNEVRHGFEHTLSWLNQWACSRSFGLGTRLPWDEDFLVESLSDSTLYMIYYTISHLLQKGNLYGSDTSSVKPEQMTDEAWDFVFCGSPFPKSSDICPSVLRKMKQEFEYWYPFDVRTSGKDLIQNHLTFCIYNHTAILAKHHWPRGFRCNGHIMLNSEKMSKSTGNFMTIRQAIQEFSADATRFSLADAGDGMDDANFVFETANAAILRLTKEISWMQEVIEGESSFRKGPSSTYADRVFANEINIEVKMTEKNYSEFMFREALKTGFYDLQAARDEYRFSCGMGGMNRDLLWRFMDVQTRLMTPICPHFAEYVWKELLRNEGFVVKAGWPEADTPDLTLKLANKYLQDSIVSMRKLLQKQVSGPKRADKSISSSAENRPTVGLIYVAEQYDGWKAECLKILQSKFNTETSSFAPDQEILEALQQSEIGQEGNFKETQKLCMSFLRFKKDEAIAVGVQALDLKLPFGEVEVLEENLELIKRQLGLEEVKVLSAADPEAIQKAGQYASLLNQNPPSPGNPTAIFLSD